The Salminus brasiliensis chromosome 8, fSalBra1.hap2, whole genome shotgun sequence genome has a window encoding:
- the LOC140560583 gene encoding uncharacterized protein: MKLRPACVSLLVFALLAGQHCGSRVRMTRLDRWVKAAFQYVKLSLCRRVSLPDGECSRLAHLRLSGVVVYVSELSPGKVLAILPDSQSTVTPATADEPGANRELFPGASAHDAVLVLDPSPEESFGHPVVLFYVDFNVTKKKCGHMDGIYLGEECLTLALKTRCQNQLKRRRSRSDRMAGRTRFRRSGVSRVGRVERSSGLCEIHFLPLVVGVGDSNRTQRLRCMEHPEFARCPQPLPLTRPSVPISSCELNKNTRRCHQQPLATHLSCRLYQTCDHAVLLSGGWQEQITYQRHVQNLLVFYRMLRNNGFHKDHIKTFFAGNGQVAAKEAEGMYPATEKEMIRNHISYICRKQHCADSLVLYLNSPTRNDGTMLLWDRNNNGIADLKERYTVGELLADLAGCRASRVLLFVEQSYTSVLSKRLRSSLKHLNVVLLNGLPWVDTAQFWASLPPSHCLIDHLSKSAVLPRIGDGAASLLNVTLAGAPCNSTPPLTEAEMRKEYMGCQNLPTALWHQGRRKPDDSERN; this comes from the exons ATGAAGTTGCGCCCCGCGTGCGTTTCCCTGCTGGTCTTCGCGCTGCTGGCCGGGCAGCACTGCGGGTCCCGAGTCCGGATGACCCGGCTGGACCGCTGGGTGAAGGCTGCCTTCCAATACGTGAAGCTGAGCCTGTGCCGCCGGGTCAGCCTGCCGGACGGTGAGTGCTCCAGACTGGCCCACCTTCGCCTGTCCGGCGTGGTGGTCTACGTGTCCGAGTTGAGCCCGGGCAAAGTGCTGGCCATCCTTCCGGACTCCCAATCGACCGTGACACCGGCAACGGCGGACGAGCCCGGGGCCAACCGGGAGCTGTTCCCCGGAGCCAGCGCGCACGACGCCGTGCTCGTGCTGGACCCCAGTCCTGAGGAAAGCTTCGGACACCCCGTGGTGCTCTTCTACGTGGACTTTAACGTGACGAAGAAGAAATGCGGCCACATGGACGGGATTTATTTGG gAGAGGAATGTCTGACGCTGGCCCTAAAAACTCGCTGCCAGAACCAACTAAAGCGAAGACGGAGCCGCAGTGACCGCATGGCCGGGCGAACACGTTTCCGCAGGAGTGGCGTGTCCAGAGTAGGTCGAGTGGAGCGCAGCAGCGGCCTCTGCGAGATCCACTTCTTGCCCCTTGTGGTGGGAGTGGGGGACAGCAACCGTACCCAGCGCCTACGCTGCATGG AACACCCAGAGTTCGCCAGATGCCCTCAGCCCTTACCGCTCACCAGGCCAAGTGTgcccatctccagctgtgagctCAATAAAAACACCCGCCGATGCCACCAGCAACCTCTCGCCACACATCTCTCCTGCCGCCTGTACCAGACCTGTGACCATGCAGTCctgctttcag GTGGCTGGCAGGAGCAGATCACATACCAGCGCCATGTGCAAAACCTGCTGGTCTTCTACCGGATGCTGAGGAACAACGGCTTCCATAAGGATCACATCAAAACGTTCTTTGCTGGAAATGGTCAAGTAGCAG CTAAAGAGGCAGAAGGGATGTACCCAGCCACAGAGAAGGAAATGATCAGGAACCACATCTCCTATATCTGCCGCAAGCAGCACTGCGCAGACTCCCTGGTCCTCTACCTGAACAGCCCAACCCGCAATGATGGAACCATGCTGCTATGGGACCGCAACAACAATGGCATC GCGGACCTGAAGGAGCGCTACACAGTGGGGGAGCTGCTGGCTGACCTGGCAGGCTGCAGGGCCAGTCGAGTGCTGCTCTTTGTGGAGCAGAGCTACACTTCCGTTCTCAGTAAGAGACTGAGGAGCTCCCTCAAACACCTCAACGTGGTGCTGCTCAACGGCCTGCCCTGGGTGGACACAGCTCAGTTCTGGGCCTCTCTGCCTCCATCCCACTGCCTCATAGACCACCTCAGTAAG AGTGCCGTGTTGCCTCGCATTGGAGATGGTGCAGCGAGCCTGCTGAACGTGACCCTGGCTGGGGCTCCCTGTAACTCCACGCCTCCTCTTACTGAGGCCGAGATGAGGAAGGAGTATATGGGCTGCCAGAACCTGCCCACAGCCCTGTGGCACCAGGGCCGGCGCAAGCCTGATGACAGCGAGAGGAACTGA